The DNA region AGTTAACTTCGCAGACTATAACGGCGTTCTGATTGGTGCAGCTATTCGCTATGGTCACTTCCATAAAGAGTTCAGGACATTTGTTGAACGTCACTATCAGGCATTAAACCAAATGCCGAGCGCCTTTGTTTCCGTTTCGCTGATTGCCCGAAAAGTAGAAAAACAAACGGCGGAAACTAACAGCTATACCCGTAAGTATCTGGCGGCGACTCAGTGGCATCCAACCCTTTGCGGCGTTTTTGCCGGCGCATTACGCTACCCTCGTTATACCTGGTTAGATCGAGTCATGATTCAGTTAATTATGAAAATGACTAAAGGGGAAACGGACAGCAGCAAAGACGTAGAATATACCGATTGGGATAAAGTGAAGCAGTTTGCCGGGGAATTCGAACGTTTAATCAGCAAATAGCCTGTTTATTATGGCATTGTGGCGAAAAATAAAGCGGTTAAAATTATTTTATCAATTAGCACTTGCCAGATGATTCTGAGTCCCTATAATGCGCCTCCACTGACACGGCAACAGCTGCTTCAGTTCAGACGTTATCGTGCATAAATCTGTGATTTAACACTTGACTCTGACGCGGGAAAGCGTAGTATACGCAGCCCGTGTTGCGGGAAGTTTTTCGCCGCAACATCGCTCTTTAACAATTTATCAGACAATCTGTGTGGGCACTCACAAGACGGTATCTCACGTCATTGCACTTCGGTGTAACGACACAAAAAATACCAAGTCTTAAAGAGTGACCAGACAGTAATTCATTTGAATTATTGAAAGTAATCTTTGAGCATCAAGCTGTTAATTGAAGAGTTTGATCATGGCTCAGATTGAACGCTGGCGGCAGGCCTAACACATGCAAGTCGAACGGTAGCACAGGGGAGCTTGCTCCCCGGGTGACGAGTGGCGGACGGGTGAGTAATGCCTGGGAAACTGCCCGATGGAGGGGGATAACTACTGGAAACGGTAGCTAATACCGCATAATGTCTTCGGACCAAAGTGGGGGACCTTCGGGCCTCACACCATCGGATGTGCCCAGGTGGGATTAGCTTGTAGGTGAGGTAATGGCTCACCTAGGCGACGATCCCTAGCTGGTCTGAGAGGATGACCAGCCACACTGGGACTGAGACACGGCCCAGACTCCTACGGGAGGCAGCAGTGGGGAATATTGCACAATGGGGGAAACCCTGATGCAGCCATGCCGCGTGTGTGAAGAAGGCCTTAGGGTTGTAAAGCACTTTCAGTGGGGAGGAAGGATGTGAAGTTAATAGCTTCATGTATTGACGTTACCCACAGAAGAAGCACCGGCTAACTCCGTGCCAGCAGCCGCGGTAATACGGAGGGTGCAAGCGTTAATCGGAATTACTGGGCGTAAAGCGCACGCAGGCGGTCTGCCAAGTCGGATGTGAAATCCCCGGGCTTAACCTGGGAACTGCATCCGAAACTGGCAGGCTAGAGTCTTGTAGAGGGGGGTAGAATTCCATGTGTAGCGGTGAAATGCGTAGAGATGTGGAGGAATACCGGTGGCGAAGGCGGCCCCCTGGACAAAGACTGACGCTCAGGTGCGAAAGCGTGGGGAGCAAACAGGATTAGATACCCTGGTAGTCCACGCTGTAAACGATGTCGACTTGGAGGTTGTTCCCTTGAGGAGTGGCTTCCGGAGCTAACGCGTTAAGTCGACCGCCTGGGGAGTACGGCCGCAAGGTTAAAACTCAAATGAATTGACGGGGGCCCGCACAAGCGGTGGAGCATGTGGTTTAATTCGATGCAACGCGAAGAACCTTACCTACTCTTGACATCCAGAGAAGTTTGCAGAGATGCGAATGTGCCTTCGGGAACTCTGAGACAGGTGCTGCATGGCTGTCGTCAGCTCGTGTTGTGAAATGTTGGGTTAAGTCCCGCAACGAGCGCAACCCCTATCCTTTGTTGCCAGCGCGTAATGGTGGGAACTCAAAGGAGACTGCCGGTGATAAACCGGAGGAAGGTGGGGATGACGTCAAGTCATCATGGCCCTTACGAGTAGGGCTACACACGTGCTACAATGGCGTATACAAAGAGAAGCTACCTCGCGAGAGCATGCGGACCTCATAAAGTACGTCGTAGTCCGGATTGGAGTCTGCAACTCGACTCCATGAAGTCGGAATCGCTAGTAATCGTAGATCAGAATGCTACGGTGAATACGTTCCCGGGCCTTGTACACACCGCCCGTCACACCATGGGAGTGGGTTGCAAAAGAAGTAGGTAGCTTAACCTTCGGGAGGGCGCTTACCACTTTGTGATTCATGACTGGGGTGAAGTCGTAACAAGGTAACCGTAGGGGAACCTGCGGTTGGATCACCTCCTTACCTGAAAGATACTGATTGAGTGCAGTGTCCACACAGATTGTCTGATGAAATGAAAAGAGAGCAAAGCGTCTGCGAAGCTGACATATCTGTGTCCCCTTCGTCTAGAGGCCTAGGACACCGCCCTTTCACGGCGGTAACAGGGGTTCGAATCCCCTAGGGGACGCCACTTGCTGATGATGGGTGAAAGACATTGTCGATGAATATCTCAAAACTGATTTCGCTGTATTCACAGCCCAGTCATGTTTGAGATATTTGCTCTTTAACAATCCGGAACAAGCTGAAATTTGAATCCTCAGCCAATAGTGAGTAATACACTGACACTAATTGGACTGAGCGAGTCTCTCAATTGTTTACGACTTTAGAATGTTGTCTTTCGAGACACCTTCGGGTTGTGAGGTTAAGTGACTAAGCGTACACGGTGGATGCCTAGGCAGTCAGAGGCGATGAAGGGCGTGCTAATCTGCGATAAGCGTCGGTAAGGTGATATGAACCGTAATAACCGGCGATACCCGAATGGGGAAACCCAGTGCAATTCGTTGCACTATCATACGATGAATACATAGTCGTATGAGGCGAACCGGGGGAACTGAAACATCTAAGTACCCCGAGGAAAAGAAATCAACCGAGATTCCCCCAGTAGCGGCGAGCGAACGGGGAGGAGCCCAGAACCTGAATCAGTTTGTGTGTTAGTGGAAGCGTCTGGAAAGTCGCACGGTACAGGGTGATAGTCCCGTACACCAAAATGCACAGATTGTGAGTTCGATGAGTAAGGCGGGACACGTGACATCCTGTCTGAATATGGGGGGACCATCCTCCAAGGCTAAATACTCCTGACTGACCGATAGTGAACCAGTACCGTGAGGGAAAGGCGAAAAGAACCCCGGCGAGGGGAGTGAAACAGAACCTGAAACCGTGTACGTACAAGCAGTGGGAGCACTCTTTATGGGTGTGACTGCGTACCTTTTGTATAATGGGTCAGCGACTTATATTTTGTAGCAAGGTTAACCGAATAGGGGAGCCGTAGGGAAACCGAGTCTTAACTGGGCGTATAGTTGCAAGGTATAGACCCGAAACCCGGTGATCTAGCCATGGGCAGGTTGAAGGTTGGGTAACACTAACTGGAGGACCGAACCGACTAATGTTGAAAAATTAGCGGATGACCTGTGGCTGGGGGTGAAAGGCCAATCAAACCGGGAGATAGCTGGTTCTCCCCGAAAGCTATTTAGGTAGCGCCTCGTGAACTCATCTTCGGGGGTAGAGCACTGTTTCGACTAGGGGGCCATCCCGGCTTACCAACTCGATGCAAACTCCGAATACCGAAGAATGTTATCACGGGAGACACACGGCGGGTGCTAACGTCCGTCGTGAAGAGGGAAACAACCCAGACCGCCAGCTAAGGTCCCAAAGTCATGGTTAAGTGGGAAACGATGTGGGAAGGCACAGACAGCCAGGATGTTGGCTTAGAAGCAGCCATCATTTAAAGAAAGCGTAATAGCTCACTGGTCGAGTCGGCCTGCGCGGAAGATGTAACGGGGCTAAACCATGCACCGAAGCTGCGGCAGCGATACGAAAGTATTGTTGGGTAGGGGAGCGTTCTGTAAGCCTGCGAAGGTGGACTGTGAGGTCTGCTGGAGGTATCAGAAGTGCGAATGCTGACATAAGTAACGATAAAGCGGGTGAAAAGCCCGCTCGCCGGAAGACCAAGGGTTCCTGTCCAACGTTAATCGGGGCAGGGTGAGTCGACCCCTAAGGCGAGGCCGAAAGGCGTAGTCGATGGGAAACAGGTTAATATTCCTGTACTTGGTGTTACTGCGAAGGGGGGACGAAGAAGGCTAGGCTATCCGGGCGACGGTTGTCCCGGTTTAAGCGTGTAGGTGGGTTGACCAGGTAAATCCGGTTGGCTGTTAACACTGAGGCGTGATGACGAGCCACTACGGTGGTGAAGTAGTTGATGCCCTGCTTCCAGGAAAAGCCTCTAAGCTCCAGGTAACATTAAATCGTACCCCAAACCGACACAGGTGGTCAGGTAGAGAATACTCAGGCGCTTGAGAGAACTCGGGTGAAGGAACTAGGCAAAATGGTGCCGTAACTTCGGGAGAAGGCACGCTGGCATTAGGTGAAGTCCCCTGCGGATGGAGCTGAAGCCAGTCGAAGATACCAGCTGGCTGCAACTGTTTATTAAAAACACAGCACTGTGCAAACACGAAAGTGGACGTATACGGTGTGACGCCTGCCCGGTGCTGGAAGGTTAATTGATGGGGTTAGCGTAAGCGAAGCTCTTGATCGAAGCCCCAGTAAACGGCGGCCGTAACTATAACGGTCCTAAGGTAGCGAAATTCCTTGTCGGGTAAGTTCCGACCTGCACGAATGGCGTAATGATGGCCAGGCTGTCTCCACCCGAGACTCAGTGAAATTGAACTCGCAGTGAAGATGCTGTGTACCCGCGGCAAGACGGAAAGACCCCGTGAACCTTTACTATAGCTTGACACTGAACATTGAGCCTTGATGTGTAGGATAGGTGGGAGGCTTTGAAGCGGTGACGCCAGTCATCGTGGAGCCAACCTTGAAATACCACCCTTTAATGTTTGATGTTCTAACTTTGGCCCGTAATCCGGGTTGAGGACAGTGTCTGGTGGGTAGTTTGACTGGGGCGGTCTCCTCCCAAAGAGTAACGGAGGAGCACGAAGGTTAGCTAATCACGGTCGGACATCGTGAGGTTAGTGCAATGGCATAAGCTAGCTTGACTGCGAGAGTGACGGCTCGAGCAGGTACGAAAGTAGGTCATAGTGATCCGGTGGTTCTGAATGGAAGGGCCATCGCTCAACGGATAAAAGGTACTCCGGGGATAACAGGCTGATACCGCCCAAGAGTTCATATCGACGGCGGTGTTTGGCACCTCGATGTCGGCTCATCACATCCTGGGGCTGAAGTAGGTCCCAAGGGTACGGCTGTTCGCCGTTTAAAGTGGTACGCGAGCTGGGTTTAGAACGTCGTGAGACAGTTCGGTCCCTATCTGCCGTGGGCGCTGGAAGATTGAGAGGGGTTGCTCCTAGTACGAGAGGACCGGAGTGAACGCACCACTGGTGTTCGGGTTGTCATGCCAATGGCATTGCCCGGTAGCTACGTGCGGAAAAGATAACCGCTGAAAGCATCTAAGCGGGAAACTTGCCTCGAGATGAGTCTTCCCTTGGACTTTAAGTCCACTGAAGGAACGTTAAAGACTATGACGTTGATAGGTCGGGTGTGTAAGCGTAGCGATACGTTGAGCTAACCGATACTAATGAACCGTGAGACTTAACCTTACAACACCGAAGGTGTTTTGGGATTGAGAGAGTAAAGAAGTCAGATTTCAGCGAATGTTCAGGATTGGAATGAATGGTTGTGTGCGATAGTGATATTGAATGCAACGGTTCATGAAACAGAATATGCCTGGCGGCGATAGCGCGGTGGTCCCACCTGACCCCATGCCGAACTCAGAAGTGAAACGCCGTAGCGCCGATGGTAGTGTGGGGCTTCCCCATGCGAGAGTAGGGAACTGCCAGGCTTTAAATTTGATGTAAACAGTATCAGTAGCTGAAACCAGGGAATGGTACAAACCTTGTCCCGATGGTTAAATGACAAAGTCATTTAAACTACTAGACTGTAGATATTGTTATCAGGTTTGTATCTGATAAAGCCAGTTTTGGCGCTGATATGGCTCAGTTGGTAGAGCGCACCCTTGGTAAGGGTGAGGTCCCCAGTTCGACTCTGGGTATCAGCACCACTTAATTATGTTAGACATAGAAAGAATTTGTCTGGCGGCGATAGCGCGGTGGTCCCACCTGACCCCATGCCGAACTCAGAAGTGAAACGCCGTAGCGCCGATGGTAGTGTGGGGCTTCCCCATGCGAGAGTAGGGAACTGCCAGACTTTAATTAAGAGAAACCTCAGTCGAAAGACTGAGGTTTTTTGCTTTGGTGGTGATGCAGTTCGTTATTTGATGGAGAGTAGGGTAAACCTGTGACGCATTGATCTGAAAGGTGAATGACATAGTTATTAATAAACTGCCAGGCTTTAATTAAATTAAGAGAAACCCTCAGCGAAAGTTGAGGGTTTTTTGCTTTAATAGTGATGTAGTTTGGGTGTAGCTTGCTACCCGAAAGAAGCCAGAACAAACTTCCAGAGAGAGTTTGAGAAAAAGTGATGTCTAAATACAAAAGTAGAAGCGAAGCCATAAATAATAAACGGCAGAAGTGATTAATAAGATTTTCCAATGAAAAACGGTCTTCTTAATTTGATAACAACGTTGATCTTGCTTATCTCTATAGTGTCGAGTTAATAGTAATTTACCTTTGTAACAGCTAAGAGCTAAACATTTCCCAGCTAATTCAGGCTGAGTCTAAATATGAAGCTGTGAGATGAATACAGAGAGTATGCAGATATCACTGAAGAATTAATTAAGACCGAACTATGGCTGGTTTATGAGGGATTTTGAGGCATATGGAATTTCTTGTGCTTAGCTGAGTTGTATTTATTTACCTCTATGAGTGAATGTATCTGAAAGAAGATGCTGGAGTGACAATAAAAAAACCCGCCATAAATTAGCGGGTTTAATATTAATTTCAGGTAGTGCTTAGTCTGCTTTTTTACATTCCAGCAGGCCACGGTAGATCAGACCACCGACGATACCACCAATGATAGGCACCAGCCAGAAAATCCACAGTTGTTCTAACGCCCAGCCGCCCTGGAAAATCGCAACGCCAGTACTACGCGCTGGGTTAACAGAGGTATTAGTCACCGGAATGCTGATTAAGTGAATCAAAGTCAGACCCAGACCAATCGCGATAGGAGCAAACCCGGCAGGGGCACGTTTATCCGTTGCACCATGAATGATGATTAGGAAGAATGCAGTTAATACGAATTCAGCTGCAATGGCAGCCTGCAGAGAGAAACCACCAGGAGAGTGCTCGCCATAACCGTTAGAAGCAAAACCACTGGCGCTGGCATCAAAGCCTGCTTTACCACTGGCGATCAGGTATAACACTGCACCAGCAGCAATACCGCCAATAACTTGTGTAATGATGTATGGAACAACATCTTTAGCAGGAAAACGACCACCTGCAAATAAACCAAGTGTTACTGCTGGGTTAAAATGCCCACCAGAAATATGACCGACAGCATAAGCCATGGTTAATACGGTAAGGCCAAACGCCAGCGCAACGCCAGCAAAGCCAATGCCTAAGCCGGGGAAAGCAGCAGCTAAAACAGCACTACCACAACCACCGAAGACTAGCCAAAAAGTACCAAAGAACTCAGCTGAGAGTTTTCTTAACATGATGTAATTTTCCTTAAAAGAATAAACAGACATACCAACGATTAGTACGCCCATCCTATGAATATAGTCCATTACGACTGACGGGCCAGAGTGTATACCGAGCAGTGGTTTTTATTCAAATGTGCGATATTAGTCACATAAGAAGCGTTGTTTGTATTGTTTCAGGAATATATTAATTTAATATATTGATATATAAGATTTTTTAAGGTTTATTCGCTATAAGGTGACCGTATGTTAATTATTCAAATTCAATATTATTATTTTATGCGATTGTTTATATCGGTTTAAGCTGTAATTTAGTATTTATTATTATTCTCAGTTTCTATGCGGTAGTATTTCATGTAAAAATATTTAATATGAAGTAGTTATTACTGAACAATGAGTTGTTTTTCAGGGAGTGAAACAAAATGCAGTGCCCTAAATGTAAAACAGATACATTACAACCTGCAATTCTGAATAATGATATTCCATGTTAAATCTGCAAGAGTTGCGGTGGTGACTGGCTGACGATCCCTGTCTGCTATTAAATTAACATTAAAGGCGCCAATGGCGCCTTTAACATAGCTAGCTTTTTTAATTAATGGGATACGCTACCTGAAGCACCATAGCCCGTTTGTGAACGAATGGATTGAGAGTAGAACAACTCTCTTTCCTGAACTGCATTTGTTGATGTATCAGTAATGGAGAAGAACCAGGTTCCCATAAAAGCAATTATCATCGAAAATAATGCAGGGTATTCATAAGGATAGATAGCTTTTTCATGACCCAGTATTTGTACCCAGATGGTTGGGCCGAGGATCATCAGTCCTACAGCACTGAGCAATCCTAACCAACCGCCAATCATGGCTCCTCGAGTGGTTAGTTTTTTCCAATACATTGACAGAATAATGATTGGGAAGTTACAGCTTGCCGCGATGGAGAATGCCAGGCCCACCATGAAAGCGATATTTTGCTTCTCAAACAGAATACCCAGCCCAATGGCGACAAATCCTAATACCACGGTGGTTATTTTTGAGACTTTTAACTCATCGCGTTCGGTAGCCTGACCCTGCTTGATAACATTAGCATAGAGGTCATGGGAAACGGCAGAGGCACCCGCCAGAGTTAAACCTGCAACCACTGCCAGAATCGTGGCAAATGCAACGGCAGAGATAAATCCAAGGAAGAAACTACCACCAACGGCATCAGCAAGATGAACTGCCGCCATGTTGGTTCCTCCAATCAGGGCTCCGGCTGCATCTTTAAACGCCGGATTTCCACCTACCAGGAAGATGGCTCCAAACCCGATAATAAAGGTAAGAATATAGAAATAACCGATAAAACCAGTGGCATAAAATACGCTCTTGCGTGCTTCTTTGGCGTCACTTACGGTAAAGAATCGCATAATGATATGTGGTAATCCGGCAGT from Limnobaculum xujianqingii includes:
- the hemG gene encoding menaquinone-dependent protoporphyrinogen IX dehydrogenase — protein: MKALLIYSSREGQTKTIVSSIADELREKNIQVDLYNVDDVPQVNFADYNGVLIGAAIRYGHFHKEFRTFVERHYQALNQMPSAFVSVSLIARKVEKQTAETNSYTRKYLAATQWHPTLCGVFAGALRYPRYTWLDRVMIQLIMKMTKGETDSSKDVEYTDWDKVKQFAGEFERLISK
- the aqpZ gene encoding aquaporin Z produces the protein MLRKLSAEFFGTFWLVFGGCGSAVLAAAFPGLGIGFAGVALAFGLTVLTMAYAVGHISGGHFNPAVTLGLFAGGRFPAKDVVPYIITQVIGGIAAGAVLYLIASGKAGFDASASGFASNGYGEHSPGGFSLQAAIAAEFVLTAFFLIIIHGATDKRAPAGFAPIAIGLGLTLIHLISIPVTNTSVNPARSTGVAIFQGGWALEQLWIFWLVPIIGGIVGGLIYRGLLECKKAD
- a CDS encoding cation acetate symporter; this translates as MKTRFFSALALLAASPMVFADAIGGEVKRQPLNIEAIVMFILFVGATLYITYWASKRTRSRSDYYTAGGKITGLQNGLAIAGDFMSAASFLGISALVYTSGYDGLIYSIGFLIGWPIILFLIAERLRNLGKYTFADVASYRLGQKEIRTLSACGSLVVVALYLIAQMVGAGKLIQLLFGLNYHVAVVLVGILMVMYVLFGGMLATTWVQIIKAVLLLAGASFMAIMVMKSVNFNFNELFVQAIKTSPKGAAIMSPGGLVSDPISALSLGLALMFGTAGLPHIIMRFFTVSDAKEARKSVFYATGFIGYFYILTFIIGFGAIFLVGGNPAFKDAAGALIGGTNMAAVHLADAVGGSFFLGFISAVAFATILAVVAGLTLAGASAVSHDLYANVIKQGQATERDELKVSKITTVVLGFVAIGLGILFEKQNIAFMVGLAFSIAASCNFPIIILSMYWKKLTTRGAMIGGWLGLLSAVGLMILGPTIWVQILGHEKAIYPYEYPALFSMIIAFMGTWFFSITDTSTNAVQERELFYSQSIRSQTGYGASGSVSH